In a single window of the Amycolatopsis sp. cg5 genome:
- a CDS encoding IS3 family transposase (programmed frameshift) translates to MPKRYPPEVREKAVRLALDRLDEYGSAYAAAHAIGPMVDVHPETLRVWIVKALQRDTPPVAAAGELATAERAELDRLRKENKELKQANDILKLASAFFRAGTRPATPLIVGFIDEYRQVHGVESICRVLSTHGIQIAPRTYRKARRRPPSQRDIADAYLTNALRDAQDTPEAVYGRRKMTRWLRRQGHQVAFCTVDRIMRDLGLKGVTRGRPPRTTIRAKDGVRAGDRLNRDFTADGPNLAWVADFTYVSTQTGWAYVAFSFDVYSRAIVGWTAASAKTTALVSKALNMALWRRDHHGHPVEPGLIHHSDAGSQYTSVSFTDSLALQGLSASIGSVGDAYDNALAESIIGLFKTELVNRHGSFTNLSEVEYAVMEWVDWYNNARLHSRLDYLTPVEYETAYYAQHLPRRPALV, encoded by the exons ATGCCCAAGCGTTACCCGCCCGAGGTCCGTGAGAAGGCTGTCCGTCTGGCTTTGGATCGCCTCGACGAGTACGGATCCGCCTACGCCGCCGCGCACGCCATCGGCCCGATGGTCGACGTGCATCCGGAGACACTGCGTGTGTGGATCGTCAAGGCCCTCCAGCGGGACACTCCACCCGTCGCGGCGGCCGGTGAGCTGGCCACGGCCGAGCGCGCCGAGCTGGACCGGCTGCGCAAGGAGAACAAGGAACTCAAGCAGGCCAACGACATCCTGAAACTGGCGTCGGCTTTTT TTCGCGCGGGAACTCGACCCGCGACACCGCTGATCGTCGGGTTCATCGACGAATACCGCCAGGTCCACGGCGTCGAGTCGATCTGCCGAGTGCTCTCCACGCACGGGATCCAGATCGCGCCCAGGACCTACCGCAAAGCTCGTCGCCGGCCACCGTCGCAGCGGGATATCGCCGACGCCTACCTGACCAACGCCCTGCGAGACGCGCAGGACACACCCGAGGCGGTCTACGGGCGCCGGAAAATGACCCGCTGGCTGCGCCGCCAAGGCCACCAGGTGGCGTTCTGCACCGTCGACCGCATCATGCGAGACCTGGGCTTGAAGGGAGTGACCCGGGGGCGTCCACCACGAACCACGATCCGCGCCAAAGACGGCGTGCGGGCTGGCGACCGGCTCAACCGGGACTTCACCGCCGATGGCCCGAACCTGGCGTGGGTGGCGGATTTCACCTACGTGTCGACGCAGACCGGATGGGCCTACGTCGCGTTCTCATTCGATGTCTACTCCCGCGCCATCGTCGGGTGGACCGCGGCGAGCGCGAAGACGACTGCCCTGGTGTCCAAGGCGCTGAACATGGCGCTCTGGCGGCGCGATCACCACGGGCATCCCGTCGAGCCGGGGTTGATCCACCACAGCGACGCCGGGAGTCAATACACGTCGGTTTCCTTCACTGATTCTCTTGCACTGCAAGGGTTATCGGCGTCCATAGGTTCGGTCGGTGATGCCTATGACAACGCACTGGCGGAATCGATCATCGGGCTGTTCAAAACCGAACTGGTCAACCGGCACGGCTCGTTCACGAACCTCTCCGAGGTTGAGTACGCCGTGATGGAGTGGGTCGACTGGTACAACAACGCCCGCTTGCATTCCCGGCTGGACTACCTCACACCGGTCGAGTACGAGACCGCCTACTACGCTCAACACCTGCCACGCCGACCGGCGCTGGTCTGA